A region of the Vigna unguiculata cultivar IT97K-499-35 chromosome 9, ASM411807v1, whole genome shotgun sequence genome:
gattaaaagttttttaaaccAAATTCATTAATTAACCCAATCgacattgaatttatttattaagttgATATTCGACCTAACACCACactaataaattagtttttatgttgtaaaaaatatattaatcgcATAAGATTTACAACTAAAAAGAATTATGCAAAATCAATGATCATTATAAGTAAAGCCAACTGCCcttaagttttttatatataaacttttattcATGACGGTCTACAAAACCCATGTTTGCTGGTTGAGATTTATACCACATATAAAGCATCATCCAACGGTAGAGTGAAATGGCATATCATTGATTCGCCCACAAACATTTGTGgtctttgtttttttaacaGAAAGATATAAAAACCGAAAATGAGAACAAACTTTGTCATCATTTGCTTAAGTTAATCTTGTTCCTACCTGTAAATTCCCAGTGGGTTTCTGAAGTTGACGGGGTTTGAGAGATTTTGGCCACTCTTTATGGGATAAAATGACAGAATCGCAATTCCGCATTTCCCTGCACTGTCTTCTTTTATGTTGCGTTCAATTCTTACATAACCTTCCTCTCCCCATTTATTACCCCATGAATTCTTCACGATCCAATAATCAGTTCCATTTTCTGTACCGTAaccaacagctgcaacaccatGATCGATTAAAGTGCCACATGTTCCTGTGAATATACCCTAGTAAAATTCAgacaaataaattcattatatgaCTCCAGGAATCAAGAAGCAATGTAGGTTATATACTTTTCAGATAAAATTCATTAGAAACTTACAGATTCATATAACTGAAACTCTTTGCCATATGCTTCAATGGCAACGCTCACCGGTTGATTTGCCACAGCCTTTTTCAAGGCTAACTCATCATAGGGAAGAACACGTTCATAACCATCAATTGTAACGGCTCTAGCATTTTGctaaagataagaaaaaaaaagtatataagcAATAGCAAGAAACTATTGGAATGGAAACATTACCAATTATGAAACAATAAAGTTAAAAACTAACCTTATTTTGATCGCATATACCATCAGCACCTTGAAAGGGGTAATCATCTTCGGTGTCAATGCCACCGTTGTTTATAATGAACTCAAAGGCGTAATCCACAAGTCCGCCACTACAACCTGCATTTACTGTTCTGTCACAGTCCAACAGTTCTTGTTCTGATAATGCAGTTAGATTTCCTGTTACTATCTTGTTAATCCCTTCCACTGCGGCAATTGCTGAGAATGCCCAGCAACCATCTGTATCAAAAAAACAATAACTTAGACATGAAGATAAAAACTAACGTTTTAAGTTTGTACACGGTTCCATTAACATCGAAAATAAGATAAAGAAAGCCATGATGAATACCATCCAAAACTTCTTTTAAAACTTTACCAAAGTTTTAGTCTCAAAGGCCTTTATCAGAAGTACACAAAAATATTACTACTAAATCCATTTTTTCATTTGAGTAGGACcaagataaaacatatataaaccgtaattaattttaactgtAACTAGGAACATAAATGTCATATCACAAGAAAGGAGACATGTGTTTTATACCGATCTTATACACATTAAGTACTTACATTTAATTTGTATTCCTTTCAGAaacatacctttttttttttaattt
Encoded here:
- the LOC114162120 gene encoding zingipain-2-like isoform X2 yields the protein MGMKRSSSPKILILFFTVFAVSSALDMSIVSYARTTNADKTAQRSDEEVRSIYEEWLVKNGKVHTSLDQKEKRFQIFKDNLKFIDEHNAENRTYKVGLNRFADLSNDEYRSKYLKTKINPLRMMAKPSNRYAWRVDDNLPESVDWRKEGAVVRVKNQAECDGCWAFSAIAAVEGINKIVTGNLTALSEQELLDCDRTVNAGCSGGLVDYAFEFIINNGGIDTEDDYPFQGADGICDQNKQNARAVTIDGYERVLPYDELALKKAVANQPVSVAIEAYGKEFQLYESGIFTGTCGTLIDHGVAAVGYGTENGTDYWIVKNSWGNKWGEEGYVRIERNIKEDSAGKCGIAILSFYPIKSGQNLSNPVNFRNPLGIYRKTYEIAGRPNKREF
- the LOC114162120 gene encoding zingipain-2-like isoform X1, producing MGMKRSSSPKILILFFTVFAVSSALDMSIVSYARTTNADKTAQRSDEEVRSIYEEWLVKNGKVHTSLDQKEKRFQIFKDNLKFIDEHNAENRTYKVGLNRFADLSNDEYRSKYLKTKINPLRMMAKPSNRYAWRVDDNLPESVDWRKEGAVVRVKNQAECDGCWAFSAIAAVEGINKIVTGNLTALSEQELLDCDRTVNAGCSGGLVDYAFEFIINNGGIDTEDDYPFQGADGICDQNKQNARAVTIDGYERVLPYDELALKKAVANQPVSVAIEAYGKEFQLYESGIFTGTCGTLIDHGVAAVGYGTENGTDYWIVKNSWGNKWGEEGYVRIERNIKEDSAGKCGIAILSFYPIKSGQNLSNPVNFRNPLGIYSRKTYEIAGRPNKREF